The Bacteroidales bacterium genome segment TCAGTTACAAACCATTGATCTTCCGGCCACATCTGTTAAAGAATTCTCCGAGCTGAATAAATCGGTGAAAAAATTATTAGACAATAATATCCGTGTGTATAATGAGCAGAAAAATTTCATTGAAAACGCTTCTCATGAAATGCAAACACCTTTGGCCATTGTGATCGGAAAGTTGGAATTATTAATGGATGAACCACTCAGTCGTGAACAGATGGAGGAGATCAGCCATGTGTTAAATATCCTGAACAGAATGAAACGACTGAACAAGCAATTATTATTACTGTCCAAAATAAGGAACAATCAATTTCCCGAGGGTAGTGAAATACACTTTACAGATGTTTTTGATAACGTCATTGATGAATTCCAGGAATTGATCGAACACAAGGGATTAACCCTGAATATCCGCAAGGAAGGCGACCCAGTATCGATCATGAACGAAGACCTGGCTTATATCATGATCACCAATCTGGTAAAAAACGCCATTGCCCATAATATTAGAAATGGAAACATCGACATATGCATCAAAGATGATCAGATGGTAATTTCCAATACCGGAAAGAAGATCGACAGCAATGTAGATATTTTTGAACGATATAATACCGGTGATCATCTTCCCGGATCTTCCGGAATAGGGCTTTCGATTGTAAAATCAATTGCCGACCTATACCATTTCGAAATTTCGCATAAATATAATAATCAACACATTACGACTTTAACTATAAAATAATTCATTTTTTAAGATTTTCCCAATTCTTTTCAGAATCATTTCTGACTTTTGTATTATGAATTTAATAAAATATTTTTCAATAAAATCAAAAGTCATGAAAAAGTTAATTGGATTAAGTTTAGTTGTCTTTTTATCATTTCAGCTAAATGCACAGACTATCACAAAAAATTACAGTAACGAAGAGATCGGGAAAATGATCACTGATTTCCAAAATGCCCACTCAAGAAATACCACACCGAGTGCTGAAATACTCCAGAAATTCCGGACAGATTTTCCTAACGCAAGGGATATAGAATGGGAAGTAGGTGGTGATACCTATGAAGTAGAATTCGATGTTAAATATACGGATTACAAAGCTTATTATGATAATAAGGGAAATCTGTTGATGTATACATATGACCTTTCGCCGCGACAATTACCGTCTATCGTGAAAAATGCCGTAATGGCCAAATATCACAAATATAAAATCGAAGATGTTAATATCATATATCAGGGAACTGAAGTGTTTTACAAGGTAGAAATAGAACATAATGAAATGCCTGATATGAAACTTATTGTCAAAGAAGACGGTAGCCTGGTAAAAGAATGGAATGACTAATTTATAAAAATTTAAAAAAATGAAAACAAATCTTTTAATTTTTGCACTGGTGGTGAGTGGTTTTGCATTCTCATCCTGTGATAAGGATGATGATAAGGTAATATCAAAAAGCGACTTACCGGAAACCGCACAGGCTTTTCTCAATACCTATTTTGCAGGTATTACCGAAACAAGGGTTGAAAAAGACAACGACAACTATGATGTTTACCTTTCCAATGGAATGGAAGTTGAATTCGATCTGAATGGAAACTGGAATGATATCGATGGAAACAGAAATCCTCTTCCGGCAACTATTTTGGATCAACTCCCGGTAACTATCTCCGAGTATCTGACCCTGAATCATGAAAATGCCTCCGTTTTCAGTATCGATAAAGAACCATACGGATATGAAGTGGATATGTCCAACGGTTGGGATGTGAAATTTAATTTTGAAGGAAAATTTTTATCACAAACGATAGATTAACCGACATTATATCTAGAAACAAAGAGGGTTGCTTCCGGAAAGGAAGCAACCCTCTTTGTTTGAGAAGAATGATAACTTGAAAAAAGTGTTTATTTTTGTACGGCTTAATCGCTAATTCCAATGCTTAATTCTTTCCTATGATGCAACGAATCACTTTTTTCATGTTTCTTATTATGATATTTCCTCTGTCTTATTCGCAAGAGATGAATGAGATGTGGGGTGAACAGATTTCCGGTTTGAATGTACAGGATGCAGGTCGAGGCCAACTGTTCCGCGATGGTAATTATGCCATGTTTATTCACTGGGGACTTTATTCTCAGATCGCTAACGAATGGAAAGGAAAGACTTATTATGGTATCGGGGAATGGATCATGAATAAAAATATGGCCAATATCCCGGTGAAAGAATACATGGAAGTGGCTAAAGATTTCAACCCGGTAAAATTCGATGCTGAAGGAATTGTACAGTTAGCCAAGGATGCTGGTATGAAATACATCATCATTACCAGTAAACATCACGATGGCTTCTCTATGTACCATTCAAAGGTAAATATGTTCAATATAGTAGATGCTACGCCTTTTGCCCGGGATCCTATGAAAGAATTGGCACAAGCATGTAAAAATGCAGGACTCGGATTCGGGTTTTATTATTCACATAACCAGGACTGGACAAATCCGGAGGGAACAATCATGCCGGAAGAAAGTGTTGATGATCCGGCTTCTTTTGAAAGTTATTTCAAATACAAATGCCTGCCTCAGGTAGAAGAGATCACCACGCAATACGGACGCATTGAACTGGTGTGGTTTGATACGCCGGGACGTATTTCACGTGAGAAAGTACAGCAACTGGTAGATATTGTCCGCAAAAATCAGCCACAGGCATACATTTCCGGAAGAGTGGGACATGGATTGGGTGATTACACAACTTTAGGCGATATGGAAGTACCAGTCAGGAACCACGATGGGATATGGGAAACCGTGGATGTGACCAATGACTCATGGGGATATGCCTGGTACGATCAGAACTGGAAAAATCCCAAAGAAATATTGATGCGCCTGATTTCAACTGTGGCCCGGGGTGGTACATACATGCTGAATATAGGTCCGAAACCGGATGGAAGCATTCCCGAGCAGGCAGCCTATTCGTTACGAAAATCCGGGGAATGGATACACCGTTACCCTCAGGTCGTATATGGTACGGATGCATCTCCATGGCAACATGCTTTACCCTGGGGAGATATAACCGTAAAAGACAAAAAACTTTTTTTATCCGTTTATGAATGGCCTGCTTCAGGAAAGATCTACCTGCCCGGACTACAAACAGATATTGTGTCAGTGGAGATACTTGCCGGAAAAAAACGTTCTAAACTAAAATTCAGTAAGGAACAGGGATGGACAATATTGGAATTACCATGCATTCCACCCGAAGAACTGGTCTCTGTGGTTGAATTAACTCTGAAAGATAAGGCAAAAGTTGAAACCACCCAGGCAATTGACCCGTACATGCCACTGATTTTGCCTGCTGATTTTGCTGAAACAAAGAATTGCCGGAAGAATAAAAAACAATGGATGGAAAAATTTGGTGAATGGAAACATGTCATGCAGATCGATCAATGGAAAGAGGGATCTGCTGCTATCTGGGAGATCAATTTTAAAGAAGCGGGTGATTATATGGTTGAATTAACCTATAGTGGAAAAGGTAAACTGGTATGGACCATTGAGAGTGAAACAGGGACAAAGATACAAAACCAGCAAAATTCATCAGCCATCTATCATACTTTTCCGTTTGGCTGGTTAAATATAGGAAAATCCGGTAAGCAAAAAATAACCGTTACCTTACAGGAGGGCGACAGAAATGCAGTAAGCCTAATGTCCCTCAAATTGAAAAAAGTGAATTGATCCCCTGGCAATAAAACCTTTCAGTATGATGCAACCCAATACCTGGTTTCTATTCTTTGGTTTTAATTACCATCGCACCATTCCGGGCTTTATCCCCATATTGTTTGATGGCTTCATCAGGAGCATAAGTAACTATACTACTGATATCGGATATATCAATACTTTTATTAGGATTCCATTTTTTTCCATTCAGTATAAAATTATAACCATTATCCTCAAATTTTTTGGCTAACATGATCGACATTTTATAATCCGGACTTCCTACCTTTGCAAGATATATTAAAGCATTTTCCATGTAATCAGGAAGTTGAAGATCTTTAAATAGTACTGGTTTTCCATTATACATGATCTCGTAATTATTTATTTTTTTCATTTCCGATTCTACTATCCCTGAATTTTCGTCGGTTGAAAAGTTGGTATTATATTCAAAATTAACTGTTTTACCAGTCTCCTCTGACCGGTATGTCCCAAATGTTCCATATTTTTTAGATGGGTCCTTGGATGAGGAAGTGACATTTACAGTTGAAGCATCACTTTTGACCGCCTTTTTTCGACAGTCCACAATCACCGGAAGTAGACGATCAATCATATTTCTATCATCTGTATTTAAGGCTATGTACTCCTTTTGAAAATGGCGTAATGACATTTCATTCCGCTTATTTTGATACACATTACCTACTGCATTCAACAACTGTGAATATTTCTCCGGGAGAACATTTTCATCACTTTCGATGATGATGTATTTAACAATCACTTCAAAATCCTCTCCTCCAATATTGATCCGGGCAATTTCATTGAAAAAATTCCTTTCTTTTTCGGCCACCAAAGCCGAAAGGATAAAAGCAGGCAATTCTTCCATAGAGGTACGTTTACCGTCCTTCAAAATATCTCCGGATTTATTCATGGCGATATACATACCTATGCTCTTATCCATTTTTCCACCATATGCAAGCTTATAAGCCCGGACAACGGAATTCCATGTTTCTTCATGGCCCAGGCTTTTGCTGATATCAACAGGAAGGGATTTACGAAGTTCTTCAAGAAACTTTTCTTCTGTCCAGTTCGTTTTTTCCTGCGTATTTTCTGTAACTTTGAACATTGAAATTTGTTCCAGTTCCCGTTTAATTTCGGGACGGGCAAAGGCTTGCAATAAGAGTGCAGCCAACGGAATAAAGAGCAAGGCTCTCCACCGGGCCCAGGTGCGGGTGTTTTGTTTGTTCATCATCTTGATCCGTTTTTTAATTTTACTTTGGGCAAAGCTGCTGGCCACAGAGTAACGGCTTGCGCCAGCAGCTTTTTCGATTAATAATAATTGGTATTGGGTTGCATTGATACCTTGTGATATTACGCTACGATCTGTTTCATATTCATGCAGGTTTTTTATTTCACGTTTTACTAACCATGTAAAAGGATTGAACCAGTGGATAATACATACGATACCTATCAGACACAGGTCTCCAAAATGTCCTTTACGAAGGTGGATCTCTTCATGGGCAATGATTTCTGTAGCAAACCGTTCGTAATCCATTTCCGATAGGACAATCCATCCTGCAAAAGAAAAGGAACTGACTTTCAGCGGAGAAACCAATACTCTCCGTCCCCTGTATAAAACGCGGTTGGCCGAAGAGATGATCCTTAAAACATGTACTATAGAGAATATAAAAAAAGAAAAAGAAATAACAGCCCCTATAATATATACCCATACATATATATTTGCAGAAAGTCCGGATGAGGATGCCCCCTGCTCTACTATCCCATGACTTTCTTCCGTTTGCATAACAGTATGTACTACTTCATTTGTGAGAAACAATTCTTCCAGTTGTTTAATAGGTAAATGCATCATAACTCCTTCACTGACCGGAATACGAATAAAAGGCATCGCCATGGACAACAGTATAATAGTGAGTAATATAAACCGGTTAAACCGGAAAAAAGTACCATGCTTCAGTAAAAGGACATACAAACCATAAAACAAGCTTAAACATATTGTCGACTGTATGACGTATAAAAAGAAAGTATTCATGATTTCTTCAATTTTGCGTAGAAAATATAATTGTTATCTCCCTCTGACACTGTATCTCTGAGTTGGGTCAGTTTCTGACGCATAATTTCAGTGATATTTTTGCCTGAAAGCACTTTTTCCAGGTCTTCCAATAAATCCCCTGGATCATAATTCCTTACATAATATCCGTTAGAAAAAGCATATGACGGCCCTCCTATTTCCAGATCACCGAAATAATCATTTTTTAGTTTGAAAAAACTACCTTTTAAAGTTGACTTTTCGACAAAGAAAAATGTATTATTCTGGGTATCCGTGAGATGATCATTAATGATTTTCAGTTCGGCCAAATTTCCCAAATAATGGTCCGGCAGTTCTACATAAGAATGAATAGGTATTTTAGGGGATTCAAAGTTCATGGTAAACCTGGGAATCAATTGGTTGGTTGCTGTATCATAATGATACAACGTATCCTGACGGGATTCATATGCAAATAAGTATACATCCATGGATGATGTGTTTTTACTGGTCATCACATCGTTGTTATAGCCGGTAAAGGCGCCCGATGCATCACGCGGATCAATGGCAAGATGCCCGGGAGCAATACTGCTGATGATTTCTCCCGACATTTTCTGGGTCCAGGCTACATATGGGCTCCCCATCCAGGGAATGGCAATCACAGAAATCATTGTTCCGGAAGGATCAACAAAAAGCTTTCCTTTAGATACATTCATTGGTAACCGGATCGGATCAAGGATTTTACCGGTTAAATCATACACCAGAATAGTTTGTGTTCCCCATGGGAAAATATAAATGCGGTTGTTCTTTTCATCCATTATCTCATCATTTGTCGTTCGATATTCGCCGGGACCTTTTCCATAAGAGCCTATCCGGGTAATAAACCGACCTTCCCTGGTAAACAGTTTATATGGATTATTCCCCGAACCTTTTACCAGAATATATTTTTCACCAATAATGACGGAATTGGTAGATACCAATGCATGTTCGCTGTTCTCTAACTTCACCATCTGCATTTCTTCCGTGAAATAACTTAACGGGAGTATCACCGTATCCTTTAATAGGGAGCGGTCGCAAACGACGATCTCATGTTTTCCGGATGTATAGACATCAGCCACTTTTTTAGTATTTTTCAGATCCTGGGAACATCCTGAACAGATCAATAATAAGCATATAATGACCGTATTTTTCATGGCATTTGATTTATCGCTTGGATTGACCAGCTCTTCTTTGACTGTGGCCTATTTGCTCACTTTTCCCTGTTTCCACTTCACGGATCAAAGCTTTTAGTTCATCGATAGACAACGCTTCCTCTTCAATCAATGTTGAAACAACCATTCTGTATGAATTATCAAAATACTTGGTAACTACATTCTTCAGAGTCGCCCTCTTATATTCCTCTTCCGTTACTGATGCGGCATATTGATAAGTATTGCCATATGCGGTGTAACTAAGGAACCCTTTTTCCTCCAGTCCTCTTACAACTGTTGATAATGTGTTGTAATGTGGCTTCGGATCCGCATAATATTCATGGATCTGCTTTACAAACAATGGTCCTTTTTCCCAGAAAAATGACATGATCTCTTCTTCTTTAGCCGTGAGACGTTTCATGATAAATGATAAATGATAAATAATGAATGATAAATAATGAATGATAAATAATGAATGATAAATAATGAATGATAAATAATATGCAAGTATAACTATTAATTTTAGTTTTCAAACTATATAATTTAGTTTTTTAACTATTTTTATTAGTTTTAAAAAACCAATAATTTTAACACGCTTATATAAAGTGATTTATTTATATTTTCTAAAATTGAACAACAGCTAAAAGATGTAATTTTACAGATGAAAACAATCTTTGAACATTTTAATCATGATGAATCATAAGTATTTCTTATTTTTGTTCTCTGAATCATTTTATATGTCAGGTATAAATAAAATCAAACAACCTATCGCAGAAGAGCTAAAAGCATTTGACCGTCAGTTCAAACAGTCTCTTAAAAGTGATGTCTTTTTACTGAATCTCATTACACAATATGTCTTAAAAACAAAAGGGAAACAAATACGTCCTTTGCTGGTTTTTCTTTCGGCGAAATTATTCGGGGAAATAGGAGAAAAAAGTTATGCTGCCGCATCATTGGTGGAACTATTACATACCGCTTCGTTGGTACATGATGATGTAGTGGATGATGCCAATGAAAGACGTGGACTTTTCTCTGTCTATGCTCTCTGGAAATCCAAAACGGCAGTGTTGTTTGGAGATTATTTATTGGCCAGGGGATTAATGGTGTCTGTAGAAAATCAGGCTTATGACTTGCTAAGAATTGTCTCATTGGCCGTAAAAGAAATGAGTGAAGGGGAATTATTACAACTGGAACATTCCCGTAAACAGAATATCACTGAAGAAGAGTATTTCACGGTTATCCGTAAAAAAACGGCGACACTTATTGCTGCATGTACCGAATCGGGAGCTCAATCAACCGGTGCAAACCCTGAACAGATAGAAAAGATGAAACAATTCGGAATATATCTGGGAATGATTTTTCAGATCAAAGATGATTTGTTTGATTATTTACCGACTGGGCTTGTAGGAAAACCTGCAGGAAATGACATCAAAGAAAAAAAATATACACTTCCTTTAATCTATGCCTTAGAGCAGACACCCGAAAATGACAGGAAAAAAATCATCAAACTGATCAACAGTTCGGCATCCGATTCAAAAAAACTAAAAACGGTCACTGATTTTGTCGTCCAAAACGGAGGATTGACTTATTGCTACAAGGTAATGGATGAATTCAGCCGGAAAGCCATAGATATTATACACAGCTTTCCGCAAAGTGATGTTACAACTGCTTTAGAAGAAGTGGTTTCTTATGTTGTTCAAAGAAAAAGTTAAGCCAACTAGTCTTTTTCTGATCCTCTGGGAATAAGCAATTCTGTAATCTTACCGATCAGATTCTTTAATCGCTTCTGGTCTCTTGATGTACTGATATCGATATTGCAAAAACTGGATTGATTCCGGTGTAATACCAAATAATATATACTGGAGACTAGAATGGCAGCTATCATTTCAAAATCGACATCCGATCCTTCAAAATATTTATTGAAACTATGCAGGATTTCACGTCCCATTTCCTCCCTAAGCCCTGCAATATATTTAGGAATCCCTTTGTTTTCCGATAATTCCCAAAGAAGGAAAGCCTGCAATTCTTCGTTCTTCATAACATCTTCGAACTGCTTTATGATCATATCCCTTCCCGATTCGATCAGATTTTTTCCATCGTTGTTAATTGGCTCCTGAAATACACCCAGCCAATAATCATTGGCAAGGACATACTGTTCCAGCAGATTATCAAAACTACCAAAATGATAATAGAGAGATGATTTATCCACTCCTGCAACTTCCGCCACCCTGTTCACACCTAATTTTTGATATCCTTCCTTACGGAGGACCGTACCAACAGCCTTAATAAATTTTTGTTTGCTGATGAGTTTCTTCTTAGTGCGCGTACCACTCCTTTTTTCTTTTTCCACCGTTGTAATAAATAAGATTGATCATGCAAATATAAATTGAATCTATTTATAATACAATACTTTGCAGTTATTTTTTTGCGTTTAATAAAATCATAAAAACCTGTTACTTTTTTACAGAATATATTTACAGGAAAACCATAGTGTCCCAAAATAACCAAAAAATATTCATTCCGTTACTTTAACTTAACCAAAGGTTGATTCAGCCCATTCACCACATTTTTCACGACCTCGTATTTTTTTATACTTTCAAAAAGCTTGGTTAAGTTTTTAAATCCATAAGCACGTGAATCAAAACTAGGATCGATTTTCCGTAAACTTAAACCTACCTGGGCAATATATACTTCATCATCCTCTCCCAAAGATATATTAAATGCTTTATCAATGAGGGCAATATCCAACTGTTCCCTTTTATGCTGAAGATTCTCTTTTTCAGGAGATAATTTCAGATTTCCGATTTCACTGATATCCTCAGTTGAAGCAATATTTTCCAGATAAGTGAAAATCTCACAGGATTGGATAAAAGCACTAGGTGTTTTCTTTTCCCCGATTCCCATTACAAATATACCCTCTTCCCGTATCCTTTTCGCTAAACCGGTATAATCACTATCACTGGATACAATACAAAACCCGTCTACATTTTTTCCGTGGAGGATATCCATAGCGTCTATAATCAGAGAACTGTCCGTGGAATTTTTACCGGTAGTATAGGAGAACTTTTGTACAGGATTAAAAGAATAAAGATTCAGACCTTCTTTCCATCCGTTCATTTGATTGGATGTCCAGTCGCCATATATTCTTCTTATGGTCGCTTTTCCATACTTTGAAACTTCTTCGAGAATGGCTTGAAAGAGTTTTGGCTGAGAGTTATCTCCATCAATTAAGACAGCGATATTAAATCCTTTCTTATCCATATTTTCAATTTTATTCGGCTGTGTTCAACTCAGGTTAATCATTTTATTCTTAATGCTTCTGTATTTTTAGCAATCTTATGCGAAGATAATATATAAAAAAACAAATATCAAACTTTTCTTCCCGATAACCGTTATTACTCCTGTAATCCTTATCTTTTTTATTAATATCAACTCCGGATTTTCGAATCGCTTTGCTTCCGATACTTTAGTAAGTAAAATCCGGTTGTTCAATTTATTCATTTCAGTACCTGAAAATATCAGTTCAGGATATTTTTCCGCCAAAGACCTTTTTTCCTTAATAATTTCACCAAATGAATAGACAGAGTTTGAAATGACAAGAAAAAAAAATAAATACTGGCTTCTGTTAATCATATTATTTCCGTTTTCTGTAGCCGGTTCCGATATCGAAAAAAAAATATCCGCACCTAAAGTTGGAGTGGTTCTTAGTGGAGGAGGAGCAAAAGGATTTGCGCACATTGGGGTATTGAAAGTATTGGAAGAGGAAGGTATTCCTGTTGATATTATTGTCGGTACCAGTATGGGAAGTCTTGTCGGTGGCGTTTATTCCCTGGGATATAATGCCGATGAAATTATGGAAATTGTCCATAAGATACAATGGGAATCTTTATTAAGTGACGCTGTACTGAGAACCGAACTTTCCTATAATGAAAAGACCCTTAGTCAACGATATCAACTATCATTGCCACAGAGTGCAAAAGGAGCATTGACACTTCCCAAAGGACTGGTCAGGGGGCAAAATGTGATCAATCTTTTTTGCGGACTGACGGCTAATGTACCTGTTGATGCCGATTTTTTATCCTTCCCGATACCATATGCATGTGTAGCAGCCAACATACAAACAGGCGAGGAAGTAGTAATGACCGATGGTTTCTTACCGGAAGCTATGTTCGCCAGTATGGCTTTCCCGGGTTTTTTCCATCCGATGGAACGAAACGGCAAATTACTGATAGATGGTGGTGTTGTGAATAATTTCCCGGTAGATGTCGCTAAAAATATGGGGGCGGATATTATCATTGGTGTTGATGTGACCGGAAATTTTACCGGAAAAGAAGATTTTCAATCTATGTTTGGGATACTTGGACAACTTGTCTGCTTTATGGGAATGGAAAAAGATTCGCTGAACAAGGCCCTTTGTGATATTACTATTCGTCCTGACATAACGGGTTATTCGGTAGCGAGTTTCAATCATGCAGCCGCAGACACTTTAATTAACCGGGGGATAGCTGCAGCTGATTCATTCAGGGAAGTACTCCGGAAACTGAAAACAGAACATGGACTTTGCAAGGAAAACAACAAAGAGAAACTGGTTTTATCTGAAAAGTGGAAAATCACGAAGATATCCATATCCGATGATCTGGAAATAGATAAAAGCATCATCCTTCATAAGATGTCACTTGAAATTCCCGGTGTATACTCCTATGAAGAAATAAAGGCATCAATTGACCGGCTTTACGGTACGGATGGTTTTGAACGCGTTTATTTCAGCCTTAATGATAATCAAAACGGAAAAACGTTGAATCTGAATATTACTCCTAAAAAATCTATTTCATTAAACATTGGTTTTAAAGCTAATACAACCGATGCTGCCGCAGTACTCCTGAATGCTACCCGCAAAGATATATCCAAGACCATCGGATATTTTTCATCCGGCGCGGAACTATCTATCAATCCGGGAGTTACCATGATTGCTGAAACCAAAGGTATCGGCTTTCCTACATTGGGATTCATGATGAAAGCTAAATACCAGAATTACAGATTCTTTCAGGATGGAAAAAAGCAATTTTCTTCCGATATTTTTCATGCAAGCGCTTCCGTTTATGTTGACAGACGACTGAATAACGGATTGACCTTAAGTGTAGGAACAGTCTTCGATTATTTTAATAAAAATACCTTTTATAAATCCGATTATATCCCTCCTGACTTGAAAAATAAAGCAGAAGTGATGGCAAATGGCTACATTTCATTCCAGTGTGATAATTTGAATAATTTTTATTTTCCGACCAGAGGGGTAAGTTTCCTTATTAAATATTCGATTTATACACCGTTGAGGAGTGAAAAAGAATTCGGCAATGACATACTGGTGAATTTCCGGTCGGCGGTTCCTGCCGGAAAGAGAACTACATTTTTGTTTGATATATATAACAGGTCATTACTGAATGAGCATTACCCGCATATTAAATCGAACCTGGTCGGAGGCGAAGGTTATTCCATTTATTTCGAAAATCACCTTCCATTAACGGGAATGCCTCCGTTTACCATCGCCGGAGAGCAGGCTACTGTGTTGAAAGCAGGGGTCAGATTCAGGCTTTTCAAAAACCACTTTCTCACCTTCTCATATAATGAACTGTATCAGGGCAACAAGAGGTTTCAATTCAATGAAAATATGACCATCAGAGGGGCAAGTGCAAATTTTGCCCTAAAAACAATATTGGGTCCTATTGACGTTGGCGCCGGACTCCATTTTTCAAAAGAGTATTGTAAGCCGGGATTTTCTGCCAACTTAGGACTTTGGTTCTAGTCAAACAAGAACAGTTCGGCACATTTTATTGAAAGTTCAATCGATGAAAGATAACTATTCCGGACAACAGTTTTTTGAATGATCAGGTTATTTTTGTTAATGACCTCATGGTAAATCCTGAAGTCATCAAATATTAATCAGCATAAAAATATAAATGTTATGGCAAAAATTTCGGAAATCATGCTCCTGCAACAAGCAGAACAACCTGCATTAACCATTGATGCGACAACTGATATGAATGGAATGTCGCAAATAATCGGTGAGAGTTTTATGAAAATTGCGGCATATATGGAAGAATGCGGCGAGATACCTACAGATATTCCTTTTGTCGCTTATCCGGATTTTGAAAGTTTGAATGAAAAGACGATCAGGATGACGATCGGATTCAAGCTGGCAAAAGCATTACCCGGAAAAGGGGAGATCAAATCAATTCGATTACCTGCAGAAAAGATAGTTTTTTGTCTTCACCGTGGGACTTATGACGAGCTGGCAAAATTATATAACGAAATGATGGAATGGATCAAAACCAAGGGGTATCATGGAACCGGAACATCGGTGGAATACTACTATACAGGTCCGGATGTTCCTGAAAGCGAGCATGTAACCAGAGTAGAGATGTCACTGAAATAAAAACATGTAAATCACTGGCATTCAAAATAAGACTTGTTCGTAAATACACGAATAAACAAAAATTTAAGTATTTACGGACAAGTTTTGGGATTTATCATTTTAATCAATATTCCATGGAGGAACGTTCATCATTTTTATATACATTTGTCTGTAAAATATATTATATAGTCTGATAATAAATGGGAAAGTTTGCTAAATGGATAGGTGGCGGATTAGGTTGGGCCTTTGGCGGACCTATCGGTGGAATATTAGGTTTTATGGCCGGATCACTTTTTGATAGTCTGGATGTCAATATTATCGGAAAACCGGACGGAAAGACTACTATGGGGGATTTTGCCGTAAGCCTGCTGGTACTGATTGCTGCCATCATGAAAGCCGATGGGAAAGTGCTGAAATCAGAACTGGATTATGTAAAACAATTTCTGAGACAGAATTTCGGCGAAAAAGAATCGGTTGAGGCTTTAGGTATGCTTAAGGAATTGTTGAAACAAAATATTCCCGTGGAAGAGGTCTGTGGACAGATACGTCGTCACCTTGACTATTCTTCCCGTCTGCAGCTGGTTCATTTTTTATTCAACCTGGCCAATATCGACGGTCCGGTAACACCTGCTGAACAACGCCTACTCGATATCATTTCCGTAAAT includes the following:
- a CDS encoding GyrI-like domain-containing protein; this translates as MAKISEIMLLQQAEQPALTIDATTDMNGMSQIIGESFMKIAAYMEECGEIPTDIPFVAYPDFESLNEKTIRMTIGFKLAKALPGKGEIKSIRLPAEKIVFCLHRGTYDELAKLYNEMMEWIKTKGYHGTGTSVEYYYTGPDVPESEHVTRVEMSLK
- a CDS encoding TerB family tellurite resistance protein, with product MGKFAKWIGGGLGWAFGGPIGGILGFMAGSLFDSLDVNIIGKPDGKTTMGDFAVSLLVLIAAIMKADGKVLKSELDYVKQFLRQNFGEKESVEALGMLKELLKQNIPVEEVCGQIRRHLDYSSRLQLVHFLFNLANIDGPVTPAEQRLLDIISVNLGVNIKDEQSIGSMFSKGTLDAAYAVLEVDRNATIPEIKKAYRSMAVKYHPDKVAYLGEDVKKAANEKFQKLNEAYELIKKERNFT
- a CDS encoding patatin-like phospholipase family protein produces the protein MTRKKNKYWLLLIILFPFSVAGSDIEKKISAPKVGVVLSGGGAKGFAHIGVLKVLEEEGIPVDIIVGTSMGSLVGGVYSLGYNADEIMEIVHKIQWESLLSDAVLRTELSYNEKTLSQRYQLSLPQSAKGALTLPKGLVRGQNVINLFCGLTANVPVDADFLSFPIPYACVAANIQTGEEVVMTDGFLPEAMFASMAFPGFFHPMERNGKLLIDGGVVNNFPVDVAKNMGADIIIGVDVTGNFTGKEDFQSMFGILGQLVCFMGMEKDSLNKALCDITIRPDITGYSVASFNHAAADTLINRGIAAADSFREVLRKLKTEHGLCKENNKEKLVLSEKWKITKISISDDLEIDKSIILHKMSLEIPGVYSYEEIKASIDRLYGTDGFERVYFSLNDNQNGKTLNLNITPKKSISLNIGFKANTTDAAAVLLNATRKDISKTIGYFSSGAELSINPGVTMIAETKGIGFPTLGFMMKAKYQNYRFFQDGKKQFSSDIFHASASVYVDRRLNNGLTLSVGTVFDYFNKNTFYKSDYIPPDLKNKAEVMANGYISFQCDNLNNFYFPTRGVSFLIKYSIYTPLRSEKEFGNDILVNFRSAVPAGKRTTFLFDIYNRSLLNEHYPHIKSNLVGGEGYSIYFENHLPLTGMPPFTIAGEQATVLKAGVRFRLFKNHFLTFSYNELYQGNKRFQFNENMTIRGASANFALKTILGPIDVGAGLHFSKEYCKPGFSANLGLWF
- a CDS encoding NYN domain-containing protein, whose protein sequence is MDKKGFNIAVLIDGDNSQPKLFQAILEEVSKYGKATIRRIYGDWTSNQMNGWKEGLNLYSFNPVQKFSYTTGKNSTDSSLIIDAMDILHGKNVDGFCIVSSDSDYTGLAKRIREEGIFVMGIGEKKTPSAFIQSCEIFTYLENIASTEDISEIGNLKLSPEKENLQHKREQLDIALIDKAFNISLGEDDEVYIAQVGLSLRKIDPSFDSRAYGFKNLTKLFESIKKYEVVKNVVNGLNQPLVKLK